From the genome of Aliarcobacter lanthieri:
GGCAAAATGTATAGATTAGGTGAAGGTACTACAAAAAATGATAGTGAAGCTTTTAAATGGTATGAAATAGCTTCTGAAAAAGGAAATACATATGCTCAAGTTAATTTGGGACTTATGTATAAAAATGGTATAACAGTTCCTAAAGATTATACTAAAGCTTTAAAATGGTTTGAAAAGTCTGCAAACTCTAAAAATAGTTTAGGAGTTTTAAATCTTGCTAGTATGTATCATAATGGTTTAGGTGTTAAAAAAGATTCAATAGAAGCTTTTAAATTATATAAAGAAGTTGCTGATACAGCAAATAATTCAAATGCTCAATATAATGTTGGTTTGATGTATTTAAAAGGTGATGGAGTAAATCAGAGTAATCAGCAGGCATTTGAATATTGGACAAAGTCATCATATCAAGGAAATGAATCAGCTAAAAAGAATTTAGATATTCTTTGTAAAGAAGTACCAACAGTTTGTAAAAAATAAAATAATTTGTGACTATTTTATAAAGTATTTACATAAATTACTTTATAATATATGCAAATAAACTAGTGTAAGGTAGGGTATGTTTATGAAAAAAGTAGCACTATTTACAGGTTCAAAAAATATTTTAAATAGATGGGAAAATTATCTTGTTAATTATGATTTATCAATTATTAATAACCAAAATGATTTATTAAATATTAAAGATAGTTTAGTTGTCTTTAGTACGTGTGTTAAATTAAAAAATGAATATCTAGTTATAGAAAACTTACTAAAAAATAAAAATAAAATTTTGGTTTTGGATAGTTCTCCTAAACTAGAAAATGCTCAAAAATGGCTATCTTTTGGTGTAAATGGTTATGGAAATAGTTTTATGAGTAGTGTTTACCTAAATTCAGCTGTTGAATCTATATTTAATGGATTGATTTGGATAGTTCCTGAAGTTACTCTGCAGCTTATAAAAGATTTCTCTAAAATAGAAGTTAATAATGATGATACAATTTTGATTGATTTGACAAAATCAGAATATCAAATAGCATTATTATTAAAAGATGGATATTCAAATTCTGAAATTAGTACAGATTTGAATATCTCTATAAATACAGTAAAAACTCATATTAAAAATATTTATTTAAAATTAGATGTTAATGATAGAATATCTTTTATAAATCTATTTACTAATAAAAACTAGAAAAGTCTCTAGTTTTTATTACTCTTTAAACCTTTCCTCATCGCTTCAATTAGTGATGAATTAGTCTTTGTATTTGTGAATAATTCAAATGCTAAAACACCTTGATACAAAAGCATATCTTTTATATCTCAAATTTACATATAATTACAATTTTATTCAAATAGCTACAAATAAAGCTCTAGAGAAAGTTTATTTTAGTTATCATATTACATTTATTTACATTAAAATACAACTATCTACATTATATGGGTAGTTATAAGGTAGGTTTTTTTGGCAAAAAGGTATATAAAATCTAATAAATATGTCGGAGTTTATTATTGCACTCTCCTTAGTGGAGATCGTGCTTATTATATTACATATAAGGATAATAGTCAAAAGAAGATATGGTTAAAAATTGGTTTGCATAGTGAAGGAATTAGAGAAGCATATTGTCATCAAAAAAGAAGTGAAATTGTAACAAAACAAAGACTAGGTGAAGATTTACCATTTATTGCTACTAAAAAAACTTCTAAGACACTTTTAGAACTTTCTTCAGAATTCTATAATTATAAAGAGTTACATAATAAACAAAATAAAAAAACTAGATCAAGAGTCGAAAATAGATTAAAAGCACATTTTATAGGTTCTAAATCTATAAAAACAATAATAAAATCAGATATTGAGAATTTTCAAGTAGAAATACAAAAGGATATAATGCCAGCTACTGTTAATTTTATTATGCAACAAGTTAGTTCAGTTTTTAATTGGGCTATTGAAAATGAGATTTTAGATAAAAACCCTTGTAAAACAATTAAAAATTTAAAAGTTAATAATTCAAGACTAAGATATTTGGAATTAGATGAAATAAAAAAATTACTCGATACTATTAGAAATGATATTTCACTGTATTATTTTGTTATGATTAGTTTATCTACAGGTGGAAGATTGCAAACTATTTGTAATATAAAAGTATCTGATATTAAATCAAATGGATCAATAAGGCTATATGACTTTAAAAATGAAAGTGAATATTTTGGTTTTTTGAATAATAAGTTAAAAGATGAAATAGAACAATTTATAAAAAATTCAAATATAGATAAAGATGGGTATATTTTTAAGAATACTGGTAAACAAAGTTATTCAAATCAATATTATTATAGAAAATTACAACCAATTTTTAATATACTATTTAATCCAGATGGAACTGAAGCATTAAATAAAGTAACAATTCATACTCTAAGGCACACTTTTGCAAGTCAATTAGCCATTAATGAAACACCAATTCTGACAATAAAAAAACTTATGAACCATAATGACATAAATGCCACTATGAGATATGCAAAATTAAGTAAGAGTAGTGGAGAAAATCATGTAAATAGTTTTATTAATAGTTTTATGTAAATTTTTA
Proteins encoded in this window:
- a CDS encoding response regulator transcription factor → MFMKKVALFTGSKNILNRWENYLVNYDLSIINNQNDLLNIKDSLVVFSTCVKLKNEYLVIENLLKNKNKILVLDSSPKLENAQKWLSFGVNGYGNSFMSSVYLNSAVESIFNGLIWIVPEVTLQLIKDFSKIEVNNDDTILIDLTKSEYQIALLLKDGYSNSEISTDLNISINTVKTHIKNIYLKLDVNDRISFINLFTNKN
- a CDS encoding tyrosine-type recombinase/integrase, which produces MAKRYIKSNKYVGVYYCTLLSGDRAYYITYKDNSQKKIWLKIGLHSEGIREAYCHQKRSEIVTKQRLGEDLPFIATKKTSKTLLELSSEFYNYKELHNKQNKKTRSRVENRLKAHFIGSKSIKTIIKSDIENFQVEIQKDIMPATVNFIMQQVSSVFNWAIENEILDKNPCKTIKNLKVNNSRLRYLELDEIKKLLDTIRNDISLYYFVMISLSTGGRLQTICNIKVSDIKSNGSIRLYDFKNESEYFGFLNNKLKDEIEQFIKNSNIDKDGYIFKNTGKQSYSNQYYYRKLQPIFNILFNPDGTEALNKVTIHTLRHTFASQLAINETPILTIKKLMNHNDINATMRYAKLSKSSGENHVNSFINSFM